The region AAAAAAGATAAAGTTTATTAAACTTTTTAAAGGGTATTTTGTAAGGGTAAAAAATGAAATTAATTTTAATCACCTCCCCCTTTAATTTTTTTTACTCTAAAAAGTGTTTTACTCTATTATTATTAAAGCGATTCGACAATTTTTTACTGATATTATTACGTTTTTACGTTTACCGAGTACCCTTAACCCTTAAATTAACACTGCTTAAGCGTATATATTGAAACCCTTAACTTTTTTGCTTTAAATTCCTTTAAAATCGGGATAAAACTCTTTAATTTTTTAAACTCTCATTTTTTAGTCCTTTCGACAAAACACATCATTAAAAATTATTTCATTTTATACCCTTGTTCAAATCCTGTAATCTTTTCTTTGCGTTTATCGCTAAGTATGCATTATAGGTTCTCAAACATATATGATACTGTTTCTCTATATGATTCCTATAAATCCAAATTTGGGTAACACCTTTCATTTTATACTCCAGAGTAATATTTTGAATTTCGACAATCCTTTCAAAATAATTCCTTTTGTTGTATGCCATATCTACTATTTACCTCTATTCTTTTGTAATTAATTATAGCATCATTAACAGATGCTATAATTAATTACAATTGACATAGCATCTACGGAAGTTGAAAACTAGTTTCCTACCTAGTTTCAGGCACTTATAACCCTCCCCTGTGGTTCATTTTTTTTACTCATAATTAACCATAAAAACTGAACCAATAAACTAACTAATTAAATAACAACAACTTGCAGAACAATTTAAAAGTGCCCAAAAGGGCATATCCAAAAATCAATACAAATAACTATATATCAGTCTTTTAGTAAATTTTCGGCAATTTTTAATTTTTTCCGAAATTCCTTTTCTACATCACTTTGCAAAAATTTAGACTGAGCCTTAAACCCCTCCCAATCTTTTGATATAAAACACTTTATATTGCGCAACTGTTTAACTGAAAGTTCGCCCCGCTTATACCTCTCTATTTCCCTGTTTAAGGTTTCCGTTATTCCTTTCTTGTATATGCTTTGGGCTATATTTATCTTAATTTGACTTGTTCCTTTAGGAACTATTAAAGTTTTTTCAAAATCAACCGTGCGCCAATCTGAAAAAAAACGGTGGGTAATCTTTGCCACTTTGGGCGGGTTCATTAACTCACCTAATGTTATGTTTTCAACCCTCCTATACGAAGTTTCTATCCTTAAAATATTTCTCTTTAACTCTGGGTGTTCTGGGTCTAAATCTTTATTATTGTCCAATATCTCAAATACTTTATCGTAAACCTTGTAAACAACTTTATTATCCTTGTGCTTTCTAGTTGTAAACTGCCTTTTGGGTTTAAAACTGCTACTTTCCATAAAATCTTTATCCAGTTTTAACCGCCCTATCGAAATCATTTTTCCCATGTATTCGCGGGGATCTTTTTCAACAACTAAATTAGCCCCTATCTCAAAGTAGTTAACTTTGGACATATATAAATCAATGCCAATAGCCCAAGACAAATAATCTATCACTTGTCTTGCCATTGACATCGTAAAATCGTTATGATTAAGCAATAAGCCTATTTTTCGCTTATTGTGTATTTTGTGTGGATTAAAGTCAATGTTTAGAGTTAGGGTGTCAAGTTCAACCCTAATTGTATAACCTATTTGCTCGTTTCGTTTATTATGAGTATTGTCAAAAATTATACGTGGTTTCCGTTCGCTATTCAAATTGCATGGGTCGCCTAAAATATTTTGATCTAGATTGTTACGTTCAACAATCCTATACAACTCATCTGTTGTTATTAAAAGCTTTATTTTAACTAAATCAATCATCAGAAAAGATAAAAGCGGGGCGGGAATTAAAACCTAATCGAGTTAACACCAAAAAACTCTAAAAAAACACCTCGCCCCGCTATTTCTAAAATACTATAAACTTAAAATGTAATCTGAATTAGGTATGATCCCATTATCATCCCTTGAAAAGTATGGCAATTCAAATAATGGGCTATCTGTATCAGTAGAAATACCTTTCCCCGATCTTTCGGCAATTTTTTCTAATGCCTTAATGCTTGTAATCATACTTTCTATATGTCCAAGAGCATCATTTTGCGCCTGTGTTCGTGTATGAGTTGTGCATTGTTCCAGTATCAATTTTCTATAGTTCTCAATTGTACTTACATTCCCTGTTTCATCCAATTGTAAATATCTCTTTATTACCATTGAACTATCTAAAATAATCGATGCTTCTATTATTGCACTTTCTACTTTTGAAATATCCCCGGCAATTTCAACCATTTCAATAAGTTTATCTTTCGAAATTTCAACACCTTCAATTTTAGGAGCATCAATTTTTTTTACTTTTAGTTCTTTAAGCCAATTCGATACCGTTTCTTTTTTGGGATTTTTGAAGTGCCTACTCACCCCTTCAATCATTGCATCAATAGAAGTTTTTTCAAATCCAATCGCCTTTAATTGCTTTGAAATTTCATTCAATCTTACTTCTGCATTTTTCAACGAAGTGATTAAATCTACCATTTTAGCCCTGTCAACACGAATTAATTTTTTCTCCATAGTATTATAATTTAGTTAGTCTTTATATGGTAATCTTAATTGAACTTGTTCCGTTTGCCGTATTGGCTTTGCCTGTTTGCTATTAGTATACACCAACAGGCAAAAGTCAAACAACGCTCTATTAACTATTAAGTTTGGGTACATCCTTTCTAGTATTTTTAAGGTTTGCAACTTATTATACCCTGTATCTAGATGACAAATAAACTCATTGAGTTGATCAGCCCTTAAGACCCTTACTTCTTTCAATATTGCGGTGCCTAAATTTTTCCCCTGCAATTCTATTTCATACTGTTGTCCAACTATGTACTTTGTTGGGTTGTGAAGTCTTAAAGTAGAAAAGGCTTTATTATTGAGTTTATTATTCCAATTATTTGAAAAACTAATTGTTTTCATACCTAAAACTTTTGAGGTGGAAAACCATACTTTAGCATATAAAGGCTTATGTAAATAGCCTTTTCATTTTTTCTTAGGTGAATTAGTTCCGTTTCGGTGTAATCATCCCAAGTCCTAAACGGTTGTAGGGTACTCAATTTTAGTTCGGGGGCTACTTGCTTTAACTCAACCAAACTATTAGCCTTTAGATTTTCGCTTTTCTGCATGGCCGGGGGGAATATTTGTTTCATATCCGCCTCCAGTAACCCTGTTGTTAGTCTAATTTTACTCATGGTTTTACTGTTTAATAGTTTGTTACTCCAATTACTTTGGCCGATTCCCTACAAATTCTAATAACCTTAAAATATTGTTTCTCTTTAGGCTGTTTCCCCTTAAGGACATAGTCTATAAGATTATTATCGTTTATCGAATCATGCTCTAAAAAAATCTTCCTACAAATTCTTTCTACACTATTTGTTCTAGTGTCAATCACTTCAACATCACCAAATAATATATTCTGCATTAATTCGCCATCATTTGTTCAGTACCAGCAACCGCCCTTATTATAGCATCTTCAACAAGACGCTGAATTTCGGGCATGCTTTCCTTAATCGTTTGTGTATTTATTTCCTGCGTTTCAATTAGTTTACCTATGTTAACAGTTATATTTCGAACGGCATTCCCTCCGCCTGATATAGAATCTATGCCGTTCTTTAGTTGCTGTTCCTTATTTTGATCGTTTTCACCTCCCAGTCCTGGAATGTTTGGAGATATTCCACGCTCTCTATTGTACTTAGAAAGGCTATAAATATCAACTAGGTTTGCCGCATACGACTTATAGTAGTTAGCAAGAGCCTTGTTTACTGGATGAATTTTTGAATTTTCGTAAGGGGCGTACTCTTTTAACAGTTTATCCACATCCTGCATTTGAGTTTTCAACTTAGCAAGTTCCTCTTTATATTTCTCGGGGCTCATTGATGCCGCCCCATTAATTAAATGCCCCCAGTTTCTAGTAGCATCTAAATTTCCTTTTAGCGTGAACGATTCTTTTACACCTACTCGCCTTGCTTGGTCAATAATTAAGATACTATTTACCCAATCCAGCATTTCGTTCTTAAGTGGTAAAAAGTTATCGCCAATCTCACTTAATATAATTTTGGTTCTATTCCTTAACTGCTCGTTTATATAGTCAGTATCACGTCTAGCAATGGCAAGAGCCTTGTTTAACCCTAACTCGGACGAATCAAAATCGTTTAGAGTTCTGATTAATCCCCCTGTTTGGTCAGTTGCGGCCTGCACAAACGATATTAAACCCTCACTGCCAGTAAACTGATTCTTAAGAGCAACCACATTTTTATCGCTTTTTCCTAGTTGCCTAAACTTAGCGTTTAATTCAAGCATTAACCTGTCTGCCTGCTTTATCTTATTGTTGCTATCGTAAAGGTCTATTCCTATTTTTGCTAATGCATCTCTAGTAGTTTTCTTTGTAAAATCATTAAACAGCGATTTTGTAAGGGTTGCCGCTTCATCTGCACTCTTAGTTTTTAATGTAAAAACAGTCAGCATCTTATTTGCTGAATCGAAAGATTGCCCCGCCGATGCCGCCGCCCCTGCATAGGCACTTTGAACTTTTGCCAGTTGGTCGAATGTTATTGAACCTACTTTTACAGTAGCAAAGGCCGATTTGTTGAACTCTTTTAGTTTCTCAACCCCAAAACCATAGTTAGCCATTGCTTTTCCTGTTCCCTCAATCCAAGAATTAAAATCTGCTTTCATAAGGTTCGCAAACTCGCCCTGTAGTTCAACAATAGCGGCAACCTCCCCCCCATACTTCCCAGTAACAGACTGTACATCATAAAAGGCTCTTGATGTTAGGTTTTGTTCAAAGCCCTTATTAAAAGCAGTATCGCGAACCAAGCGTTTTAATCCATTCAACTGTCCGTAAGTTTTATCTAAGTTTAGGTTTTGGAGTTCCCTAAAATTGCTATTGAACTTTTGCGCCTCGTCTGTTGCACGCTTCAATCCAACGCCTAAACCTACTAAAGCCGCTCCCCCTAACACAAATGGATTTGCTAACATTGATAAACCTGTGCTAACGCCCGGTATTTCATTGGCTAAACTCTTAAACCCCTGCCTATACTCAGCAAGCCTATCCGATTGAAATTTAAGTGAATTGCCTACATTATACCCCGTCCTTGCAACACCGTTTAACTTGTGGCTTAACCTATCTTCACCAACTATGACGTATTTTAATTCTCTTAATGTCATATTGCTTGTATATTAATAATTTGAACTATATTTGTTGTGTCCTTTCTGTATGTACCATAATACTAAAGGCTAAAAGGTTAAGGAATCCGCATGGCGTTGCGGATTCCTTTTTTTGTATTCCTTTGTTGTGAGAAATCGCACAAAAACTCACACAAAGAATTACAAATTGAGAAGTTAAACCTCACTTTGCTTAAATAATTATTTATGCGAAGCGGTGAGAGACGGCTTAACCCACCCAATAACCAATAACCTTTCATGTTTGCACTAAATAATTCCATTCGATACAAGATTATCAATATCACCTCGCTTGATTAGAACTTTTGAATATTTCTTTTGGCTAATCCTTACAGGCGTTATTATTCCCTCTCTAACATACCTCTCGTAGGTTACACGCCCAATTTTCAGCATTTGGCAAACCTCCTTAGGTGTTAGCATTTCCTTTTGACTGCTCGAAACCAAGTTGTTAACCTTGTTATTAAGGTCTATAAGTAGCGACCTTGTTTCATTCCACTCGCTTGCGGGGATTGTTATTACTGCAACTTCACTCATATTGTACTATTTAAATGCTGTTTAAAGACTATTTAAATACTATTCGGCAGTCTCTTTTAAGACTGTTGTAATTGGGTTTACACCTTTAATATTTATTCCAGTCTTAATCTCAAGTAATGCTTCACGCACCATTTTGGCCTGTTTATCCGTTAAATTATCGGGAAGTATTAACTGCTTGTTAGGGCTATAGGCACCAACATAGTTTTTCAAATCGGGCAAAGAGTGTTCAATAAGAACCGAAAGCCAGTAAACAGGGTTAATTTCTAAATCCATAGGGTTTAACTCGGGGTTCATTAGTTGGATTCCCATTAGTAAACTCTTTTGAATGTTCTTTAAATCCTCTCCCGGGGTGTGCGTTTCAATCTCAAAAATGATTTTATTGTCTGTTAATTGTACCATAGTAAAAAAGTTAAAAGGTTTAGTTTAATTCAGGGTTAATTTGCTCTACGTTTGCGGGTTCTGTTGTGTCTAATTGTTCGTATTCAGTTTGAATTTTTTCAATTAAACCCTTGCACATTCCTACAACCGTGTTTGGTTTGCTATTCCGAATCTCTCTATCATCGAAAAACAAACTTGTTTGAGACTTCTTATCGGCAATTACTACACCTAGTTTGCCGTTGTTTCTACTAATAATCAGCATCAAATCGGCTTTTGCTGGATTACTGTTTGCTTGCTTTTTGCGTTTTTTCTGCGACATACCAATAAAGGTTTTTACTCTAATTTAGGCATTAAGCCTCCTGTAGGGCGTTTTTGCCAAATTTCTCAGGGTCTAGCATTATTCCCCGCTCCTTTAGTAGTTGCCTTGTGGCTTCAATTACTTTGGGCGTTTCTTTGGTTACTAAGCCCCGAAACATTCTTGTAACCTCAGGATAAGAAACACCCGATTTCTTTGAAATTTCTTGTTTTGCATCTTTTGGCAAAACAGGAAGAAGTTCTATTAACTCATTCATAACAAGTGTTTTAAAAAAATTTATTATATTAAAGCATTGTTTTCAAGAGACAAATATAATATGTTGCATTTCATATTCCAACATTTTGTTGGAATATTTTCGGCAACATTTCTAAAAAAAAAACAGGGCGATAAACTATCGCCCTGTAAATCATTAATTTATAATAGTTATAAACTTAATATTTTTTTAAGTCCATCTATTACTTTACCATATTCTTTATTTTCTTCTTGTTCGGTACTCATATTAAAACTGTGATGTTTTTTTACAATAGATATTATATATTCTACTCCATTCCTATGCAAAAAGTCAAAAACGGTAATTGCATATAATTCTGAATGTTGAAAATGTGATTCAAAAATCAATTCATTTCTCATTGCTTCCATTCCTAACTTACAATAATAATAGTCATCTGAAAACCGATCTTCAATAGAACTTTCAAAAAATGTTAATGCTTCATCAATATCAAAAAAATTTCTACTAATTAGACAACCCGGATAAGTCGCTTTTAAAACCTTACTTTCTTTTTCAAATAGAATACTAAACTTTCGGTTCAATACATCCCAAAGAATTTCACTATAAAACTTAATGTTTTCAGAGTTTAATAATTCTAATTGATTATTTACCTGAAGATAATCAACTATTTTATATATTTCTTCTTTTTCTCTTTCTAACAAACCTTTAATGAATGGGTCTAACAAGTCTCGTTCTCTCATATAGCCATCATAATAGGAAAAATTACTTTTAAATCTGTAATTCGTTCTATTTACAATCACTTGAACATACAAAGGAAAAGTTTCACTATTACCCTCTATCCTAGGGCTTAAACTTTTATTTAAGTAATGATTAATTGTAATTTTTCCCATATCAATAAGGCTTAAAAGGTTTTGCGTGTGAAGTTATGGCAAAAAAAGGAAAAATGAAAGCAATGGCTTTTACTGAAAAGCAAAAGCGGGCTTTACCGAAGTAAAAAACCCGCTTTTGGGTTCGCCCGAGCCGCAGCCCCGACAATGCAAATATAACACATTTAAATAGTTATTGTCAAGTTAAAAAGCAAAAGCGGGCTTTGCCGAAGCAAAAAACCCGCTTTTGGGAGGTTCGGGGCGCACCCCTAACCGCTACAAATATAGTATGTTATTCTTTACAAATCAATACCTTGTACTATCCCCAGTTAACTTTTTGTAGTTCGTTTGTTATTGTTGTGTCCATAACCTTGCTGTATATTTGGGTTGTAGATATTTTCTTATGTCCTAGCAACTTTTGAATAATTACAATTGGCAAACCCTTATATAACAAGTAAGTTGCCTGTGTGTGCCTTGCCATGTGAAACGTAATTTCCTTATTAACCTTTGCCAATGTTGCTATTTCCTTTAAACATCTATTCATATGCTGATTAGATATGTCATCGAAAATAAATTTTCTATCTGTTTGTATGTACTGGTTTACTATTATGCTGGGCTTATTGTTAAACAAGGCGTAAAGCGGCAAACTCACTTCCTCTTTTACCTTTTGCATCGTAAACTTAAGCCATTCCTCGCCATTAATTGTAACAAACGATTCCTTACTTAGTGCCGTTATATCGGAAAACCTTAAGCCAGTATAACACGAAAACAGGAACATATCCCTAACCTTGTTTAGGTATGCTTTATTGTCGGGAATAACTAAATTTTCTATAGAACTTACTTCCTCGGGGGTTAAATATCCCCTGTGTGTGCTTTCACTTTCTAACTCAAAATTTTTAAACGGATAACTGTTAGCATCCATTAACTCTTTTTTTATGGCAAGGTTAACATAGGTTCTTATGTGCCTAAAGTATTTGTTTATTGTATTTGTATGTAGTTTTTTTTCATCCTTTAGTTTCTTGTTTTTTAAGTAATTATTGAATGAATCTAGTAGGTTATAGTTCATTTCACTGAATAGAATATCTGTTTTGAACTCTCTTAATACATGGAGCGTTGTTTTATGGCCTGTAATTGTAGAAGCGGCGTTGTGGCTTTTGGCAATTTCCTTATCCATAAACTCCGTAAAAGAATTGGTGAAATTGCCGTTCATATGCTCGTCAAACATATCTAAATTAAACGTTTTCCCCTTGTTTAGGGTCTCTAGTTCAATATCGTTTAACTTCTTTATTAAATCGGCAATCTGTTTATTTAGCCGCAATGCATTGGGGTGATGCTGCTTTATTTGCCTGTGCTTTTTATCCCACTCGTCGGGCTTAACGTAAATTTTAGTAGAAAAATACTTTTTCTTTCCCCTTAAATAGGCTTCGATTTGAATTAGGGCGGTTCCATCGGATAGAACTTTCCCCTTGCGGTTGTGAACCGCTTTAATTAAAGTTTTGTCCATTACGATAATGCTAAAAGGTTACAACAAATGTATGCAAAAAAAATACGAATGGACAAAAAAGCGGGTAGAATAACAGTAGAAAAAACATGGTTATTTATGGTAAAAATATTTTTCTCGAAATCACATAAAAACCAAATTTTCAAGTATTTAAATAAAAAAAAGGGGGCTATAAAACCCCCTTTTGCGGTCTGGACGAGACTCGAACTCGCGACCCCATGCGTGACAGGCATGTATTCTAACCAACTGAACTACCAGACCATTTATTAAATAACCAAAAACTTCATCGTTGAAGTTTTGCGGTCTGGACGAGACTCGAACTCGCGACCCCATGCGTGACAGGCATGTATTCTAACCAACTGAACTACCAGACCATTACTAAAAAAGAACTCTTCGTCGTTTTTAAAGCGATGCAAAAGTAAAATAGATTTCGGAATTTTGCAAGCCCCTACAGTAATTATTTCTTGAAAAAACTAAAGTTTACGCTACCATACGAACGATGCTCCGAAAAAAATGGGTGATTATCAAACTTATAGTTTCCGGAGTGTTCCAAAATAAAGCATCCTCCTTCAGCAATTATTTCTCGATTAAATATTAAATCGGGGATTTGATCTATCCCTTTCAAATCGTAGGGAGGATCGGCAAATATGAGATTATACTTAGCGGAACACCTATTTACAAAACTAAATGCATCGGACTTAATTGCGGATAGGTTCTTAATACCTAACTTCAAGGCTGTTTCTTTAATAAAACGGTTATGCACAAAATCCTTTTCCACTGAATCAACATGCTTTGCTCCGCGTGATATGAATTCTAAGCTAATGCTGCCCGTTCCAGAAAATAGGTCGAGAACGCTTAGCTCCTCAAAATCATAAGAATTATTGATTATGTTGAAAAGGCTTTCTTTGGCAAAATCCGTGGTTGGCCTAGCATGAAAATTCTTAGGAGGGTTAAACTGACGTCCTCTAAAAACGCCCCCAACTATTCGCATATAGCAGTACTATTAAATAAAGAAAAATATTTAGCCCTGTACCGTAATAATTGATAACTAAAATGTATAGAATTGAAATGCGAATCGGATGATGCATTTGGAAAATAGTTCGACAATACTTTAGTTAATTCATCACTATATTGCCCATATATACGAACAAAAGCAGAAGTATCAACACCTAATTTCTTTGAAAAATTAAGGATGTAATACACCGCATCATCACTATTCTTAAATATAAAACTATTAGCAGCAACAAGTTTATCATCCCTATGCAAAACTACACTCATATATTGCTCCGTAAAATGAACCTGTAGTAATTCCTTGACCTTTTGAAGATCTGCATTAAACAATAAGGATGTAGATGCCGTTACGAATTTTGCTTTGGGTTGAATCTTAAGCCATGCCGATGATAATGTGTAAGGGACTGCAAAAATTAAAACATAACTACTGCCATTTGTAACAGATGTATGGTGAAGTTCAAAATGGTCTGGCACGGACTGCGATACTTCAAAAAGGCTCTTTATTCTGTCCAATTCAAATAATTCTCTAGTAACAAACGTAAAAGGCGAAAGTGTGTACGCAAAGAAAACCTTTTTAAACTTTTTAAGAATGAACGGGTAACTACTGCCAATCTCATTAACAGCAGCATCCCAACTATCATGATTAATATTTGAATTTGAGAACGACTTGGATATTAACGCAATATATGTATTACGAATGGTATCCATAACCGCAAATGAAAATCCATTCAGGCTAACCTGAATGGATAATTCATATACTTCGGTTCGATCTTTATCGAAAGTTTCGTCAATTAGTTCTAGTTCATCCATAGCATTGGATTACTCCCAATTACCAGCATTATTAGTAGCCTCGGTCATAGAGCCAACCTGCAATCCGGGATACTTGTCAAGTTTCTTTTGTAAATCATTGATATTAATGATTTCCTGACGGTCAAGCCCTTGAAGAATAACGTTGTTGTGTGCTTTGCACTCAAAAACCTTTACCTTTACCTTTGAACCTGTTTCAAGTTCACCAGCTGCCAATTCAAACTGAGCACCACCAGAGAAAGGAACAATGCGTAAAGAATCTACCGGGAAGTTTTTGAACAAACTGTCGCGAACTGCTACTAAAATAGTATCACGGTATACTTTTCCTTGAGCTACAGCAAGAGAGTCATCCTCTGAACCGATCTGCTTTACCACTTTAAACTCACCCACCTTTAAGAATGTGATT is a window of Tenuifilaceae bacterium CYCD DNA encoding:
- a CDS encoding methyltransferase, coding for MRIVGGVFRGRQFNPPKNFHARPTTDFAKESLFNIINNSYDFEELSVLDLFSGTGSISLEFISRGAKHVDSVEKDFVHNRFIKETALKLGIKNLSAIKSDAFSFVNRCSAKYNLIFADPPYDLKGIDQIPDLIFNREIIAEGGCFILEHSGNYKFDNHPFFSEHRSYGSVNFSFFKK
- a CDS encoding tyrosine recombinase, whose protein sequence is MDKTLIKAVHNRKGKVLSDGTALIQIEAYLRGKKKYFSTKIYVKPDEWDKKHRQIKQHHPNALRLNKQIADLIKKLNDIELETLNKGKTFNLDMFDEHMNGNFTNSFTEFMDKEIAKSHNAASTITGHKTTLHVLREFKTDILFSEMNYNLLDSFNNYLKNKKLKDEKKLHTNTINKYFRHIRTYVNLAIKKELMDANSYPFKNFELESESTHRGYLTPEEVSSIENLVIPDNKAYLNKVRDMFLFSCYTGLRFSDITALSKESFVTINGEEWLKFTMQKVKEEVSLPLYALFNNKPSIIVNQYIQTDRKFIFDDISNQHMNRCLKEIATLAKVNKEITFHMARHTQATYLLYKGLPIVIIQKLLGHKKISTTQIYSKVMDTTITNELQKVNWG